A single window of Streptomyces aquilus DNA harbors:
- a CDS encoding Tat pathway signal protein — MVIAACTALSGGLLSAAPAFGAPDTGTHSTSASGPTTQAGPASATPGPSGNGRIKDPGHKLGTGWKSSSDRAVTAAADADGVHILVADSKDAYAWKTAAILAEPGMPADSWIGNQCLMDRNHVAVVYAPRTFTNKPDLFQGGAFTAIVDTGTGSVTKLGFTASLAYFDPTCNTSAHTAAFTAYRDMNDPAAVKTRVVTVNTGGKQLTQASVRGEVTSAAPVTGGAVGAIGHDLVRLGDTGRSTSGKTGKVTSVGAVAFDIRPLDARGEEIAFVERGNKKHTAKIWRGHGKPATVASGAPGAIDLAPGAPGKAFLTGKTTGAVHTKGTGITRLDAPADTDVSTQGRLAVDPVLMPGVRAGLERIENAGRGFTKAPQNKEGKAAAESAVSPQTLAKTAPATITSTATTTGTELTQQVAPRTAAGTGEPSPALGSGTKPVTETASGGLDTQLERAAPATATASDPAHDPTDPDRWCSVSRNDVSVQALQPTPNQVEWAAGMAVRGNLTSSWIRQGGYRDQAGLGTVDPQGLFPRPTLNAKAGAQIPVNVLLGILSQESNLWQAESGAIPGQMGSPLAAVDGYYGHKAGGTVADFWNIHWDKSDCGYGVGQVTDGMRMAGHEKDHETSLSPGKQKIVAVDYASNIAASMKILADKWNEVHTAGQTVTVNDDDPSRVENWFTAVWNYNLGFNPPTASGGAWGLGWYNNPANPVYKNDNPFMDTTVDPDANHDAAHPQDWPYEEKVMGWAAWSTDTGFSYATSGRQDWQGESGFSSAGFRPAWWVSDVQRSMVSPPKSTFCNSHNNCDPSSPPDCPDAACYKKYWWNQSNAKWKDDCATNCGHENIKYQTLVNEPGRGYRLKNGTPVCSGAPSGATVVASVPNGTPTWSDCGAVKSDGTFRFTFYADTQGQYEAKADLHQIGGGYGGHFWYTHTRDTDHLGGTTSGPMTIRGSWTPNGSFDLAQVWVHVPDTGAQEKRAHYEVTGAVGGPYDRYIDQNGNNNKWVSLGAFKFNGTPSVSLSNYSPTGSADADVAYGAIAFQPVQGTFVHRTLTAASVFDPNQELNSNWPVTELNTPIRSMKSLYDWGVELSHGTDGGPLWDGTPSNEVSDNGLTSWPRCTTETNKDECTGPKTYDAGEQWYQNIKAGGYTPNSDGTVPSMSIPMWMGMSNSRPSMSASPGQAFQDPNSYKIKSDVDVTFVKDSTGHIIPGSQSASFDNRVGNAHLPVFVTQLIKGISADYHIPVPDLTYTTPDALEYGRTYTADPLVDGDTPGQAYFPHLRGARLNSDNTCVDIRAVGGGVHGYRAMIGHKSINDNMKAWLDKVDASADTNFSVRRVAGDIYSMFFKNSGDWNNNMWGSMIGNAPPIWHDIAAAFCADGSVKPTHLETNKDADPSNALVYQSYMPDLYVYVDGKMTDNLGRPSSGRVHVGDWKDFSNFPANAPNGNGFASCDAANRGSGGNPWRVDAPVPVFGDGPGNRPSSVIHCDDPSVKFSTNLTQ; from the coding sequence GTGGTCATAGCGGCGTGCACCGCGTTGAGCGGTGGCCTGCTGAGCGCCGCTCCGGCGTTCGGCGCGCCGGACACCGGAACCCACTCGACGTCCGCGTCCGGCCCCACCACCCAAGCCGGCCCGGCCTCCGCGACCCCCGGTCCGTCAGGAAACGGCCGGATCAAGGACCCGGGCCACAAGCTCGGCACCGGATGGAAGTCCTCGTCCGACCGGGCCGTCACCGCCGCCGCTGACGCCGACGGCGTGCACATCCTCGTGGCGGACTCCAAGGACGCGTACGCGTGGAAGACCGCCGCGATCCTCGCCGAGCCCGGGATGCCGGCGGATTCGTGGATCGGCAACCAGTGCCTGATGGACCGGAACCATGTGGCCGTCGTCTACGCGCCGCGTACGTTCACCAACAAGCCCGACCTGTTCCAGGGCGGGGCGTTCACGGCGATCGTCGACACCGGCACGGGCTCGGTCACCAAGCTCGGCTTCACCGCCTCGCTGGCGTACTTCGACCCGACCTGCAACACCTCCGCCCATACGGCCGCCTTCACCGCGTACCGGGACATGAACGACCCGGCCGCGGTGAAGACCCGTGTGGTCACCGTGAACACGGGGGGCAAGCAGCTGACCCAGGCGTCGGTGCGCGGCGAGGTCACCTCGGCCGCGCCGGTCACCGGCGGTGCCGTCGGTGCGATCGGCCACGATCTGGTGCGCCTCGGCGACACCGGCAGGAGCACGTCCGGGAAGACCGGCAAGGTGACGTCCGTCGGTGCCGTCGCCTTCGACATCCGGCCGCTCGACGCCCGTGGTGAGGAGATCGCGTTCGTCGAGCGCGGCAACAAGAAGCACACGGCGAAGATCTGGCGCGGTCACGGCAAGCCGGCCACGGTCGCCTCCGGCGCTCCCGGCGCGATCGACCTCGCGCCCGGCGCTCCCGGCAAGGCGTTTCTGACCGGGAAGACGACCGGTGCCGTGCACACGAAGGGCACGGGCATCACCCGGCTCGACGCGCCCGCCGACACCGATGTCTCCACGCAGGGCCGGCTCGCCGTCGACCCCGTGCTGATGCCCGGCGTACGGGCCGGTCTGGAGCGCATCGAGAACGCCGGCCGCGGCTTCACCAAGGCCCCGCAGAACAAAGAGGGCAAGGCGGCCGCCGAGTCCGCCGTGTCGCCGCAGACCTTGGCGAAGACGGCACCGGCCACCATCACCTCCACCGCCACCACCACGGGCACCGAGCTGACCCAGCAGGTGGCGCCGCGGACGGCGGCGGGCACCGGGGAGCCCTCGCCCGCGCTGGGCAGCGGCACCAAGCCGGTCACGGAGACCGCGTCGGGCGGCCTTGACACCCAGCTGGAACGCGCCGCCCCCGCCACCGCCACGGCCTCGGACCCGGCGCACGACCCGACCGACCCGGACCGCTGGTGCTCGGTCTCCCGCAACGACGTCAGCGTGCAGGCGCTCCAGCCGACCCCCAACCAGGTCGAGTGGGCCGCCGGCATGGCCGTACGCGGCAACCTCACCTCCTCGTGGATCCGGCAGGGCGGCTACCGGGACCAGGCCGGTCTCGGCACCGTCGACCCGCAGGGCCTCTTCCCCAGGCCGACGCTGAACGCCAAGGCCGGCGCCCAGATCCCGGTCAACGTCCTGCTCGGCATCCTGTCCCAGGAATCGAACCTGTGGCAGGCCGAGTCCGGCGCGATCCCGGGCCAGATGGGCAGCCCGCTCGCCGCGGTGGACGGCTACTACGGCCACAAGGCCGGCGGCACGGTCGCCGACTTCTGGAACATCCACTGGGACAAGTCCGACTGCGGCTACGGCGTGGGCCAGGTCACCGACGGCATGCGCATGGCGGGGCACGAGAAGGACCACGAGACGTCTCTCTCCCCGGGGAAGCAGAAGATCGTCGCCGTCGACTACGCGAGCAACATCGCCGCGTCGATGAAGATCCTCGCGGACAAGTGGAACGAGGTGCACACCGCCGGGCAGACGGTCACCGTCAACGACGACGACCCGTCGAGGGTGGAGAACTGGTTCACCGCCGTCTGGAACTACAACCTCGGTTTCAACCCGCCGACCGCTTCGGGCGGCGCGTGGGGTCTGGGCTGGTACAACAACCCGGCCAACCCCGTGTACAAGAACGACAACCCGTTCATGGACACCACCGTCGACCCCGACGCCAACCACGACGCGGCACACCCGCAGGACTGGCCGTACGAAGAGAAGGTGATGGGCTGGGCCGCCTGGTCCACGGACACGGGCTTCTCCTACGCCACCTCCGGGCGCCAGGACTGGCAGGGCGAGTCCGGGTTCTCCTCGGCCGGCTTCCGCCCCGCCTGGTGGGTCAGTGACGTGCAGCGTTCCATGGTCTCCCCGCCCAAGAGCACCTTCTGCAACAGTCACAACAACTGTGACCCGAGCAGTCCGCCGGACTGCCCGGACGCCGCCTGCTACAAGAAGTACTGGTGGAACCAGTCGAACGCGAAGTGGAAGGACGACTGCGCCACCAACTGCGGCCACGAGAACATCAAGTACCAGACGCTCGTGAACGAGCCGGGCCGCGGCTACCGGCTGAAGAACGGCACCCCGGTGTGCAGCGGGGCCCCGTCGGGCGCCACGGTCGTCGCCTCCGTACCCAACGGCACTCCGACCTGGAGCGACTGCGGCGCGGTCAAGTCCGACGGCACGTTCCGCTTCACGTTCTACGCCGACACCCAGGGGCAGTACGAGGCCAAGGCCGACCTGCACCAGATAGGCGGCGGCTACGGCGGTCACTTCTGGTACACCCACACCCGCGACACCGACCATCTGGGCGGCACCACCTCGGGCCCCATGACGATCCGCGGTAGCTGGACCCCGAACGGCAGCTTCGATCTCGCCCAGGTCTGGGTGCACGTCCCCGACACCGGAGCACAGGAGAAGCGCGCCCACTACGAGGTCACCGGTGCGGTCGGCGGTCCCTACGACCGGTACATCGACCAGAACGGCAACAACAACAAGTGGGTCTCGCTGGGTGCCTTCAAGTTCAACGGCACCCCGAGCGTGTCCCTGTCCAACTACTCGCCCACCGGGTCCGCGGACGCCGACGTCGCCTACGGCGCCATCGCCTTCCAGCCGGTGCAGGGCACGTTCGTCCACCGCACGCTGACGGCGGCCTCGGTCTTCGACCCCAACCAGGAGCTCAACTCCAACTGGCCGGTCACCGAGCTCAACACGCCCATCCGCTCGATGAAGTCGCTCTACGACTGGGGGGTCGAGCTCTCCCACGGGACGGACGGCGGCCCGCTGTGGGACGGCACTCCCAGCAACGAGGTGTCGGACAACGGCCTGACGTCGTGGCCGCGCTGCACCACCGAGACGAACAAGGACGAGTGCACGGGTCCCAAGACCTATGACGCGGGCGAGCAGTGGTACCAGAACATCAAGGCCGGCGGATACACGCCGAACTCCGACGGAACGGTGCCGTCAATGTCCATCCCGATGTGGATGGGCATGTCGAACTCCCGCCCGAGCATGTCGGCGTCTCCCGGCCAGGCGTTCCAGGACCCCAACAGCTACAAGATCAAGAGCGATGTCGACGTGACGTTCGTGAAGGACAGCACGGGGCACATCATCCCGGGCAGCCAGAGCGCGAGCTTCGACAACCGGGTCGGCAACGCCCACCTGCCCGTCTTCGTCACCCAACTGATCAAGGGCATCTCGGCGGACTACCACATCCCTGTCCCCGACCTCACCTACACGACCCCCGACGCCCTGGAATACGGGCGCACCTACACCGCCGACCCGCTCGTGGACGGGGACACACCGGGGCAGGCCTACTTCCCGCACCTCAGGGGCGCGCGCCTGAACTCGGACAACACCTGTGTGGACATCCGCGCCGTGGGCGGAGGCGTCCACGGATACCGCGCGATGATCGGCCACAAGTCCATCAACGACAACATGAAGGCCTGGCTCGACAAGGTCGACGCCAGCGCCGACACCAACTTCTCGGTGCGCCGGGTGGCAGGGGACATCTACTCGATGTTCTTCAAGAACTCCGGCGACTGGAACAACAACATGTGGGGCAGCATGATCGGCAACGCTCCGCCGATCTGGCACGACATCGCCGCCGCGTTCTGCGCGGACGGCTCGGTCAAGCCGACCCACCTGGAGACGAACAAGGACGCGGACCCGAGCAACGCCCTGGTGTACCAGAGCTACATGCCCGATCTCTATGTCTACGTCGACGGGAAGATGACGGACAACCTCGGCCGTCCGTCCAGCGGCCGGGTGCACGTGGGGGACTGGAAGGACTTCTCCAACTTCCCCGCCAACGCTCCCAACGGCAACGGCTTCGCCAGCTGCGATGCCGCGAACAGGGGAAGCGGCGGTAACCCGTGGCGCGTGGACGCACCTGTCCCGGTCTTCGGCGACGGCCCCGGAAACCGGCCGTCGAGCGTCATCCACTGTGACGACCCGAGCGTGAAGTTCTCCACCAATCTGACGCAGTGA
- the rpsJ gene encoding 30S ribosomal protein S10 produces MAGQKIRIRLKAYDHEVIDSSAKKIVETVTRTGASVAGPVPLPTEKNVYCVIKSPHKYKDSREHFEMRTHKRLIDILDPTPKTVDSLMRLDLPAGVDIEIKL; encoded by the coding sequence ATGGCGGGACAGAAGATCCGCATCCGGCTCAAGGCCTACGACCACGAGGTCATCGACTCCTCGGCGAAGAAGATCGTCGAGACGGTGACCCGCACTGGTGCGTCGGTCGCGGGCCCGGTGCCGCTGCCCACTGAGAAGAACGTGTACTGCGTCATCAAGTCGCCGCACAAGTACAAGGACTCGCGCGAGCACTTCGAGATGCGCACGCACAAGCGCCTGATCGACATTCTCGACCCCACCCCCAAGACCGTTGACTCTCTGATGCGACTCGACCTCCCGGCCGGTGTCGACATCGAGATCAAGCTCTGA
- the rplC gene encoding 50S ribosomal protein L3, translating to MAKQIKGILGEKLGMTQVWDENNRVVPVTVVKAGPNVVTQVRTNDADGYESVQIAFGEIDPRKVNKPLKGHFAKADVTPRRHLVEIRTADASEYTLGQEITAEVFEAGVKVDVTGKSKGKGFAGVMKRHNFKGLGAGHGTQRKHRSPGSIGGCATPGRVFKGLRMAGRMGNERVTTQNLTVHAVDAEKGLLLIKGAVPGPNGGLVLVRTAAKGA from the coding sequence ATGGCTAAGCAGATCAAGGGCATCCTGGGCGAGAAGCTCGGCATGACGCAGGTGTGGGACGAGAACAACCGTGTTGTTCCGGTCACCGTCGTCAAGGCCGGCCCGAACGTCGTCACCCAGGTCCGTACGAACGACGCCGACGGCTACGAGTCGGTCCAGATCGCCTTCGGCGAGATCGACCCGCGCAAGGTGAACAAGCCCCTCAAGGGCCACTTCGCCAAGGCCGACGTCACCCCCCGTCGCCACCTCGTCGAGATCCGCACCGCGGACGCCTCCGAGTACACGCTGGGCCAGGAGATCACCGCTGAGGTGTTCGAGGCCGGCGTGAAGGTCGACGTGACCGGCAAGAGCAAGGGCAAGGGCTTCGCCGGTGTCATGAAGCGTCACAACTTCAAGGGCCTCGGCGCCGGACACGGCACCCAGCGCAAGCACCGCTCTCCCGGCTCCATCGGTGGCTGTGCCACCCCGGGCCGTGTGTTCAAGGGCCTCCGCATGGCGGGTCGCATGGGCAACGAGCGGGTCACCACCCAGAACCTGACCGTCCACGCCGTTGACGCGGAGAAGGGTCTGCTGCTCATCAAGGGCGCGGTTCCCGGTCCGAACGGCGGCCTCGTCCTGGTCCGCACCGCGGCCAAGGGGGCCTGA
- the rplD gene encoding 50S ribosomal protein L4: MSTVDILSPAGEKTGSVELPAEIFGVEKVSIPLIHQVVVAQNAAARQGTHKTKTRGEVRGGGKKPYRQKGTGRARQGSTRAPQFAGGGVVHGPVPRDYSQRTPKKMKAAALRHALTDRARNNRIHVVTGVIEGDAPSTKAAKSLFGKISERKNLLLVVERADEAAWLSARNLPQVHILEPGQLNTYDVIVSDDVVFTQAALESFVAGPKANDTEGTEV, from the coding sequence ATGAGCACTGTTGACATCCTTTCGCCTGCCGGCGAGAAGACCGGTAGCGTCGAACTCCCCGCGGAGATCTTCGGCGTGGAGAAGGTCAGCATCCCGCTGATCCACCAGGTCGTCGTTGCGCAGAACGCGGCTGCCCGCCAGGGCACCCACAAGACCAAGACCCGCGGCGAGGTTCGTGGTGGCGGTAAGAAGCCTTACCGTCAGAAGGGCACCGGCCGTGCGCGCCAGGGCTCTACCCGCGCCCCTCAGTTCGCCGGTGGTGGCGTCGTGCACGGTCCCGTGCCGCGTGACTACTCGCAGCGGACCCCGAAGAAGATGAAGGCTGCCGCGCTGCGTCACGCCCTCACCGACCGGGCCCGCAACAACCGCATCCACGTCGTCACCGGCGTGATCGAGGGCGACGCTCCTTCCACGAAGGCCGCCAAGTCGCTGTTCGGCAAGATCTCGGAGCGCAAGAACCTGCTCCTGGTCGTCGAGCGCGCCGACGAGGCCGCGTGGCTGTCCGCCCGCAACCTGCCCCAGGTGCACATCCTGGAGCCGGGCCAGCTGAACACGTACGACGTGATCGTCTCGGACGACGTGGTCTTCACCCAGGCCGCTCTCGAGTCCTTCGTCGCCGGCCCGAAGGCCAACGACACCGAAGGGACTGAGGTCTGA
- the rplW gene encoding 50S ribosomal protein L23, whose product MAIRHPSIASKAAKAAKAARVAKARRHAAEGKNTVVTAPSKSFTDPRDVLLKPVVSEKSYALLDENKYTFIVAPDANKTQIKQAVQAVFSVKVTGVNTLNRQGKRKRTRTGFGQRAGSKRAIVTLAEGDRIDIFGGPTA is encoded by the coding sequence ATGGCCATCCGTCACCCCTCTATCGCCTCCAAGGCGGCCAAGGCCGCCAAGGCCGCGCGCGTCGCCAAGGCGCGTCGTCACGCCGCCGAGGGCAAGAACACCGTCGTCACCGCGCCGAGCAAGTCGTTCACGGACCCCCGTGACGTGCTGCTGAAGCCGGTCGTGTCGGAGAAGAGCTACGCGCTCCTCGACGAGAACAAGTACACGTTCATCGTCGCCCCCGACGCCAACAAGACCCAGATCAAGCAGGCCGTCCAGGCGGTCTTCTCGGTCAAGGTGACGGGCGTGAACACGCTCAACCGCCAGGGCAAGCGCAAGCGGACCCGCACCGGTTTCGGCCAGCGTGCCGGCTCCAAGCGCGCGATCGTGACCCTTGCTGAGGGCGACCGTATCGACATCTTCGGCGGTCCGACCGCGTAA
- the rplB gene encoding 50S ribosomal protein L2, which produces MGIRKYKPTTPGRRGSSVADFVEVTRSTPEKSLVRPLHSKGGRNNAGRVTVRHQGGGHKRAYRVIDFRRHDKDGVPAKVAHIEYDPNRTARIALLHYADGEKRYILAPRNLQQGDRVENGPGADIKPGNNLALRNIPVGTTIHAIELRPGGGAKFARSAGASVQLLAKEGQMAHLRMPSGEIRLVDVRCRATVGEVGNAEQSNINWGKAGRKRWLGVRPTVRGVAMNPVDHPHGGGEGKTSGGRHPVSPWGQKEGRTRSPKKASNKYIVRRRKTNKKR; this is translated from the coding sequence ATGGGAATCCGCAAGTACAAGCCGACTACGCCGGGCCGTCGTGGCTCCAGCGTCGCCGACTTCGTCGAGGTCACGCGGTCCACGCCGGAGAAGTCGCTGGTCCGCCCCCTGCACAGCAAGGGCGGCCGTAACAACGCCGGTCGTGTGACCGTTCGCCACCAGGGTGGCGGACACAAGCGCGCCTACCGCGTGATCGACTTCCGTCGTCACGACAAGGACGGCGTGCCGGCGAAGGTCGCGCACATCGAGTACGACCCCAACCGCACCGCGCGCATCGCGCTGCTGCACTACGCGGACGGCGAGAAGCGCTACATCCTCGCCCCGCGCAACCTGCAGCAGGGTGACCGCGTCGAGAACGGTCCCGGGGCCGACATCAAGCCGGGCAACAACCTGGCGCTCCGCAACATCCCGGTCGGTACCACGATCCACGCGATCGAGCTCCGTCCCGGTGGCGGCGCCAAGTTCGCCCGCTCCGCCGGTGCCTCCGTGCAGCTGCTCGCGAAGGAGGGCCAGATGGCCCACCTCCGCATGCCTTCCGGTGAGATCCGCCTGGTCGACGTGCGCTGCCGCGCCACCGTCGGCGAGGTCGGCAACGCCGAGCAGAGCAACATCAACTGGGGTAAGGCCGGCCGTAAGCGCTGGCTGGGCGTTCGCCCGACCGTCCGTGGTGTCGCGATGAACCCGGTCGACCACCCGCACGGTGGTGGTGAGGGCAAGACCTCCGGTGGTCGCCACCCGGTCTCCCCGTGGGGTCAGAAGGAGGGTCGTACTCGTTCGCCGAAGAAGGCTTCGAACAAGTACATCGTCCGCCGCCGCAAGACGAACAAGAAGCGCTAG
- the rpsS gene encoding 30S ribosomal protein S19: MPRSLKKGPFVDDHLIKKVDAQNEAGTKNVIKTWSRRSMIVPAMLGHTLAVHNGKTHIPVFVTESMVGHKLGEFSPTRTFRGHVKEDRKSKRR, from the coding sequence ATGCCGCGCAGTCTCAAGAAGGGGCCCTTCGTCGACGACCACCTGATCAAGAAGGTGGACGCCCAGAACGAAGCCGGCACCAAGAACGTCATCAAGACCTGGTCCCGTCGCTCCATGATCGTGCCGGCCATGCTCGGCCACACGCTCGCGGTGCACAACGGCAAGACCCACATCCCGGTGTTCGTCACCGAGTCGATGGTCGGTCACAAGCTCGGCGAGTTCTCGCCGACTCGTACCTTCCGGGGTCACGTCAAGGAAGACCGGAAGTCGAAGCGCCGCTAG
- the rplV gene encoding 50S ribosomal protein L22, with translation MEARAQARYIRVTPMKARRVVDLIRGMDATEAQAVLRFAPQAASVPVGKVLDSAIANAAHNYDHTDADSLFISEAYVDEGPTLKRFRPRAQGRAYRIRKRTSHITVVVSSKEGTR, from the coding sequence ATGGAAGCCAGGGCCCAGGCGCGGTACATCCGCGTCACGCCCATGAAGGCCCGCCGCGTGGTGGACCTGATCCGTGGCATGGATGCCACGGAGGCTCAGGCTGTTCTGCGATTCGCTCCGCAGGCAGCCTCCGTGCCGGTCGGCAAGGTGCTCGACAGCGCCATCGCCAACGCCGCGCACAACTACGACCACACCGACGCCGACAGCCTCTTCATCTCCGAGGCGTACGTCGACGAGGGTCCGACCCTGAAGCGGTTCCGGCCGCGCGCCCAGGGCCGTGCCTACCGGATCCGCAAGCGGACCAGCCACATCACCGTGGTCGTCAGCAGCAAGGAAGGAACCCGGTAA
- the rpsC gene encoding 30S ribosomal protein S3, giving the protein MGQKVNPHGFRLGVTTDFKSRWYADKLYKDYVKEDVAIRRMMTSGMERAGISKVEIERTRDRVRVDIHTARPGIVIGRRGAEADRIRGDLEKLTGKQVQLNILEVKNPETDAQLVAQAVAEQLSSRVSFRRAMRKSMQSAMKAGAKGIKIQCGGRLGGAEMSRSEFYREGRVPLHTLRANVDYGFFEAKTTFGRIGVKVWIYKGDVKNIAEVRAENAAARAGNRPARGGADRPARGGRGGERGGRGRKPQQAAGSEAPKAEAPAAAPAESTGTEA; this is encoded by the coding sequence ATGGGCCAGAAGGTTAACCCGCATGGGTTCCGGCTCGGTGTCACCACGGACTTCAAGTCCCGGTGGTACGCCGACAAGCTGTACAAGGACTACGTCAAGGAAGACGTCGCCATCCGTCGGATGATGACGTCCGGCATGGAGCGCGCCGGCATCTCCAAGGTGGAGATCGAGCGCACCCGTGACCGTGTCCGCGTGGACATCCACACCGCGCGTCCGGGCATCGTCATCGGCCGCCGTGGCGCCGAGGCCGACCGCATCCGCGGTGACCTCGAGAAGCTCACGGGCAAGCAGGTCCAGCTGAACATCCTCGAGGTCAAGAACCCCGAGACGGACGCTCAGCTGGTTGCTCAGGCCGTTGCCGAGCAGCTCTCCTCCCGCGTCTCCTTCCGTCGCGCCATGCGTAAGAGCATGCAGTCGGCGATGAAGGCCGGCGCCAAGGGCATCAAGATCCAGTGCGGCGGCCGCCTCGGTGGCGCCGAGATGTCCCGCTCGGAGTTCTACCGCGAGGGCCGTGTGCCCCTGCACACGCTCCGCGCGAACGTGGACTACGGCTTCTTCGAGGCCAAGACGACCTTCGGCCGCATCGGTGTGAAGGTCTGGATCTACAAGGGCGACGTCAAGAACATCGCCGAGGTCCGCGCCGAGAACGCTGCGGCCCGTGCGGGTAACCGCCCGGCCCGTGGTGGCGCCGACCGCCCGGCCCGTGGTGGCCGCGGCGGCGAGCGTGGCGGGCGCGGTCGCAAGCCGCAGCAGGCTGCCGGTTCCGAGGCCCCCAAGGCCGAGGCTCCCGCCGCCGCTCCGGCTGAGAGCACCGGAACGGAGGCCTGA
- the rplP gene encoding 50S ribosomal protein L16, whose translation MLIPRRVKHRKQHHPKRSGAAKGGTQVAFGEYGIQALTPAYVTNRQIEAARIAMTRHIKRGGKVWINIYPDRPLTKKPAETRMGSGKGSPEWWIANVKPGRVMFELSYPNEKIAREALTRAAHKLPMKCRIVKREAGEA comes from the coding sequence ATGCTGATCCCCCGTAGGGTCAAGCACCGCAAGCAGCACCACCCGAAGCGCTCCGGCGCTGCCAAGGGCGGCACGCAGGTTGCGTTCGGCGAGTACGGCATCCAGGCGCTCACCCCGGCGTATGTGACGAACCGCCAGATCGAGGCCGCTCGTATCGCCATGACGCGTCACATCAAGCGTGGTGGCAAGGTCTGGATCAACATCTACCCGGACCGTCCCCTCACCAAGAAGCCTGCCGAGACCCGCATGGGTTCCGGTAAGGGTTCGCCGGAGTGGTGGATCGCCAACGTCAAGCCCGGACGCGTGATGTTCGAGCTGTCGTACCCCAACGAGAAGATCGCCCGTGAGGCGCTGACTCGTGCGGCCCACAAGCTGCCGATGAAGTGCCGGATCGTCAAGCGCGAGGCAGGTGAAGCGTGA
- the rpmC gene encoding 50S ribosomal protein L29, with translation MSAGTKASELRELGNEELLNKLREAKEELFNLRFQAATGQLENHGRLKAVRKDIARIYTLMRERELGIETVENA, from the coding sequence ATGTCGGCCGGTACCAAGGCGTCCGAGCTGCGCGAGCTGGGCAACGAGGAGCTGCTGAACAAGCTCCGCGAGGCCAAGGAAGAGCTGTTCAACCTCCGCTTCCAGGCGGCGACGGGCCAGCTCGAGAACCATGGCCGTCTGAAGGCGGTCCGCAAGGACATCGCGCGGATCTACACCCTGATGCGCGAGCGTGAGCTGGGCATCGAAACGGTGGAGAACGCCTGA
- the rpsQ gene encoding 30S ribosomal protein S17 yields the protein MSENNVTENTTEARGFRKTREGLVVSDKMDKTVVVAVEDRVKHALYGKVIRRTNKLKAHDEQNAAGVGDRVLLAETRPLSATKRWRVVEILEKAK from the coding sequence ATGAGCGAGAACAACGTGACTGAGAACACCACTGAGGCCCGTGGCTTCCGCAAGACCCGTGAGGGTCTCGTCGTCAGCGACAAGATGGACAAGACCGTCGTCGTCGCCGTCGAGGACCGCGTGAAGCACGCGCTGTACGGCAAGGTCATCCGCCGTACGAACAAGCTCAAGGCGCACGACGAGCAGAACGCTGCCGGCGTCGGCGACCGGGTCCTCCTCGCGGAGACCCGCCCGCTGTCGGCGACCAAGCGCTGGCGCGTCGTCGAGATCCTCGAGAAGGCCAAGTAA
- the rplN gene encoding 50S ribosomal protein L14 has protein sequence MIQQESRLRVADNTGAKEILCIRVLGGSGRRYAGIGDVIVATVKDAIPGGNVKKGDVVKAVIVRTVKERRRPDGSYIRFDENAAVILKNDGDPRGTRIFGPVGRELREKKFMKIISLAPEVL, from the coding sequence GTGATCCAGCAGGAGTCGCGACTGCGCGTCGCCGACAACACTGGTGCGAAGGAAATCCTTTGCATCCGTGTGCTCGGTGGCTCCGGTCGCCGCTACGCGGGCATCGGTGACGTCATCGTCGCCACCGTCAAGGACGCGATCCCCGGTGGCAACGTGAAGAAGGGTGACGTCGTCAAGGCGGTCATCGTTCGCACCGTCAAGGAGCGCCGCCGTCCGGACGGCTCGTACATCCGCTTCGACGAGAACGCCGCCGTCATTCTGAAGAACGACGGCGACCCTCGCGGCACCCGCATCTTCGGCCCCGTCGGGCGTGAGCTGCGCGAGAAGAAGTTCATGAAGATCATCTCGCTGGCTCCGGAGGTGCTGTAA
- the rplX gene encoding 50S ribosomal protein L24 codes for MKIKKGDLVQVITGKDKGKQGKVIAAYPRDERVLVEGVNRVKKHTKAGPTARGSQAGGIVTTEAPIHVSNVQLVVEKDGNKVVTRVGYRFDDEGNKIRVAKRTGEDI; via the coding sequence ATGAAGATCAAGAAGGGCGACCTGGTCCAGGTCATCACCGGCAAGGACAAGGGCAAGCAGGGCAAGGTCATTGCCGCTTACCCGCGCGACGAGCGCGTCCTGGTCGAGGGTGTCAACCGGGTCAAGAAGCACACCAAGGCCGGCCCGACCGCTCGCGGTTCCCAGGCCGGCGGCATCGTCACGACCGAGGCCCCGATCCACGTCTCCAACGTCCAGCTGGTCGTGGAGAAGGACGGCAACAAGGTCGTCACGCGTGTCGGTTACCGCTTCGACGACGAGGGCAACAAGATCCGCGTTGCCAAGCGGACGGGTGAGGACATCTGA